A stretch of Henckelia pumila isolate YLH828 chromosome 4, ASM3356847v2, whole genome shotgun sequence DNA encodes these proteins:
- the LOC140865616 gene encoding uncharacterized protein isoform X2: MAAKSTDYGSERKVKRREVLERKKAIEGIIRAASSLKDHLSYFPQLRHYHKNGLYIHLESGRGNKLSRHAKRYVQDLLKLNMEAPYGPEWPTEEKIKRREMVSQEARYIFVHEISNKDFNEVSEFMGKSRTCNCRGPTIGFVHYRFIMEEEVPVVYVYELQLEPRVQGKGLGKILMQLVELIACENKMGAVVLTVQRTNSLAMNFYLSKLRYSISAISPSKGVRKSYEILCKTFDHEARVTLEAAHDPG; the protein is encoded by the exons ATGGCGGCAAAATCAACCGATTATGGCAGCGAAAGAAAGGTTAAAAGAAGAGAG GTGCTGGAGAGGAAGAAAGCAATCGAAGGAATTATCAGAGCTGCTTCGTCATTGAAGGACCACCTTTCTTACTTCCCACAGCTCCGCCACTACCATAAAAATG GCTTGTATATACATTTGGAGTCCGGACGTGGCAATAAGCTTTCACGTCATGCGAAACGATATGTGCAAGACCTTCTTAAG TTAAATATGGAGGCACCCTATGGACCTGAATGGCCAACAGAAGAAAAGATTAAGCGGAGGGAAATGGTTTCACAGGAAGCTCGATATATCTTTGTGCATGAAATCTCAAATAAAGATTTTAACGAAGTGTCTGAATTCATGGGCAAGAGCAGGACATGTAATTGCCGTGGCCCAACCATTGGTTTCGTGCATTACCGATTTATTATGGAGGAAGAAGTGCCCGTTGTCTATGTTTACGAATTACAGCTCGAGCCTCGTGTTCAAGGAAAGGGACTTGGGAAAATCTTAATGCAATTGGTAGAGCTTATTGCTTGTGAG AATAAAATGGGAGCTGTGGTGTTAACTGTTCAAAGAACCAATTCGCTGGCAATGAACTTCTACCTTAGTAAACTTAG ATACTCCATCTCTGCAATTTCACCATCAAAG GGAGTACGGAAAAGCTATGAGATTCTTTGCAAAACATTTGATCATGAAGCTCGAGTAACATTGGAG gcAGCGCACGATCCTGGTTGA
- the LOC140865616 gene encoding uncharacterized protein isoform X1, whose amino-acid sequence MAAKSTDYGSERKVKRREVLERKKAIEGIIRAASSLKDHLSYFPQLRHYHKNGLYIHLESGRGNKLSRHAKRYVQDLLKLNMEAPYGPEWPTEEKIKRREMVSQEARYIFVHEISNKDFNEVSEFMGKSRTCNCRGPTIGFVHYRFIMEEEVPVVYVYELQLEPRVQGKGLGKILMQLVELIACENKMGAVVLTVQRTNSLAMNFYLSKLRYSISAISPSKVDPLGVRKSYEILCKTFDHEARVTLEAAHDPG is encoded by the exons ATGGCGGCAAAATCAACCGATTATGGCAGCGAAAGAAAGGTTAAAAGAAGAGAG GTGCTGGAGAGGAAGAAAGCAATCGAAGGAATTATCAGAGCTGCTTCGTCATTGAAGGACCACCTTTCTTACTTCCCACAGCTCCGCCACTACCATAAAAATG GCTTGTATATACATTTGGAGTCCGGACGTGGCAATAAGCTTTCACGTCATGCGAAACGATATGTGCAAGACCTTCTTAAG TTAAATATGGAGGCACCCTATGGACCTGAATGGCCAACAGAAGAAAAGATTAAGCGGAGGGAAATGGTTTCACAGGAAGCTCGATATATCTTTGTGCATGAAATCTCAAATAAAGATTTTAACGAAGTGTCTGAATTCATGGGCAAGAGCAGGACATGTAATTGCCGTGGCCCAACCATTGGTTTCGTGCATTACCGATTTATTATGGAGGAAGAAGTGCCCGTTGTCTATGTTTACGAATTACAGCTCGAGCCTCGTGTTCAAGGAAAGGGACTTGGGAAAATCTTAATGCAATTGGTAGAGCTTATTGCTTGTGAG AATAAAATGGGAGCTGTGGTGTTAACTGTTCAAAGAACCAATTCGCTGGCAATGAACTTCTACCTTAGTAAACTTAG ATACTCCATCTCTGCAATTTCACCATCAAAGGTTGATCCATTG GGAGTACGGAAAAGCTATGAGATTCTTTGCAAAACATTTGATCATGAAGCTCGAGTAACATTGGAG gcAGCGCACGATCCTGGTTGA
- the LOC140863236 gene encoding putative 3,4-dihydroxy-2-butanone kinase, with protein MDFRSKKLINNPNDVVTEFIEGLAETYPGLQYLDGFPKVKVVLRADVSAATYDKVAVISGGGSGHEPAHAGFVGEGMLTAAICGDVFASPPVDSILAGIRAVTGSMGCLLIVKNYTGDRLNFGLAAEEAKSEGYAVEMVIVGDDCALPPPRGIAGRRGLAGTIFVHKVAGAAAAAGLSLAEVAAEAIRASEMVGTMGVALSVCTLPGQVTSDRLGPGKMELGLGIHGEPGAAVADFQPVDIVVSHVLKQILSTETNYVPITRGSRIVLMVNGLGATPLMELMIAAGKAVPVLQLEHGLAVARVYTGSFMTSLDMAGFSITVMKADTKILNRLDAPTKAPNWPVGADGRPPAKIPVPVPQSRSKKNDESLIRPQQLSPQGCILEIAIEAAATAVINLKDSLNEWDSKVGDGDCGSTILRGASAILEDMKTYYPLNDPAETIKEIGSSVRKVMGGTSGILYDIFFKAAYAQLKADCNSTITPLHWANALEAAIAAVSKYGGASAGYRTLLDALIPASSVLKEKLTAGEDPLGAFVVSAEAAVAGAASTKGMQAQAGRSSYVSADILASVPDPGAMAAASWYQAAALAVKDKYHAS; from the exons ATGGATTTCCGGAGCAAAAAACTCATCAACAACCCCAACG ATGTGGTGACAGAGTTCATTGAAGGTTTGGCGGAAACTTATCCAGGGTTGCAGTATTTGGATGGTTTTCCCAAA GTAAAAGTTGTTCTACGTGCGGATGTTTCTGCTGCTACATACGACAAAGTCGCCGTTATATCAG GAGGTGGAAGTGGTCATGAGCCTGCTCACGCAGGATTTGTTGGAGAAGGGATGCTGACAGCAGCAATCTGTGGGGATGTTTTCGCGTCTCCTCCTGTTGACTCCATTCTTGCA GGAATTCGAGCTGTGACTGGTTCTATGGGATGCCTTTTGATCGTCAAG AATTACACAGGCGACCGTTTAAATTTTGGTTTGGCCGCTGAGGAAGCAAAATCTGAAGGTTATGCAGTGGAG ATGGTTATTGTTGGTGATGACTGCGCTCTACCACCTCCAAGAGGCATTGCTGGGCGAAGAGGGTTAGCCGGAACTATTTTTGTTCATAAG GTTGCTGGGGCGGCGGCAGCAGCTGGTCTCTCTTTAGCTGAAGTTGCTGCTGAAGCTATACGGGCATCAGAAATGGTTGGCACAATGGGTGTTGCATTGTCAGTTTGCACACTGCCAGGTCAAGTCACGTCAGATCGTTTAGGCCCTGGAAAAATGGAGCTTGGTCTTGGAATT CATGGGGAACCAGGTGCTGCTGTGGCTGACTTCCAACCTGTAGACATTGTGGTCTCTCATGTCCTGAAGCAGATTTTGTCGACT GAAACAAACTATGTTCCTATTACACGGGGCAGTAGAATTGTTCTCATGGTTAATGG ATTAGGAGCCACTCCTCTGATGGAACTTATGATCGCAGCTGGAAAGGCTGTTCCTGTCTTGCAATTGGAACATGGATTGGCTGTCGCTAGGGTCTATACTGGGTCGTTTATGACCTCTTTGGATATGGCAG GATTTTCAATCACAGTGATGAAGGCTGACACTAAGATTTTGAATCGATTGGATGCACCAACGAAGGCCCCAAATTGGCCTGTTGGCGCTGATG GCCGCCCACCAGCTAAAATTCCTGTTCCTGTTCCTCAATCTCGttcaaaaaaaaatgatgag TCATTGATTCGTCCCCAACAGTTAAGTCCTCAGGGTTGTATTCTTGAAATTGCCATCGAAGCAGCAGCTACTGCTgttatcaatctcaaagatagCTTAAATGAATGGGACAGCAAAGTTGGTGATGGTGATTGTGGATCAACT ATTTTAAGAGGTGCATCAGCCATTCTTGAAGACATGAAAACATA TTATCCTCTGAACGATCCTGCAGAGACAATCAAAGAAATTGGTTCTTCTGTTAGAAAAGTCATGGGAGGAACTAGTGGCATCCT ATATGACATATTCTTTAAGGCGGCGTATGCTCAGTTGAAAGCGGATTGTAATTCAACCATTACACCCCTACATT GGGCAAATGCTCTTGAAGCTGCTATAGCTGCTGTCAGTAAATATGGAGGTGCCAGTGCTGGCTACCGAACGCTATTGGATGCTCTTATTCCGGCATCATCTGTACTTAAGGAG AAATTGACTGCTGGAGAAGATCCTCTCGGTGCGTTTGTCGTCTCAGCTGAAGCAGCAGTTGCAGGTGCTGCGTCAACCAAAGGCATGCAAGCACAG
- the LOC140865616 gene encoding uncharacterized protein isoform X3, whose protein sequence is MYAFTDLVNGLYIHLESGRGNKLSRHAKRYVQDLLKLNMEAPYGPEWPTEEKIKRREMVSQEARYIFVHEISNKDFNEVSEFMGKSRTCNCRGPTIGFVHYRFIMEEEVPVVYVYELQLEPRVQGKGLGKILMQLVELIACENKMGAVVLTVQRTNSLAMNFYLSKLRYSISAISPSKVDPLGVRKSYEILCKTFDHEARVTLEAAHDPG, encoded by the exons ATGTACGCATTCACTGATCTTGTGAATG GCTTGTATATACATTTGGAGTCCGGACGTGGCAATAAGCTTTCACGTCATGCGAAACGATATGTGCAAGACCTTCTTAAG TTAAATATGGAGGCACCCTATGGACCTGAATGGCCAACAGAAGAAAAGATTAAGCGGAGGGAAATGGTTTCACAGGAAGCTCGATATATCTTTGTGCATGAAATCTCAAATAAAGATTTTAACGAAGTGTCTGAATTCATGGGCAAGAGCAGGACATGTAATTGCCGTGGCCCAACCATTGGTTTCGTGCATTACCGATTTATTATGGAGGAAGAAGTGCCCGTTGTCTATGTTTACGAATTACAGCTCGAGCCTCGTGTTCAAGGAAAGGGACTTGGGAAAATCTTAATGCAATTGGTAGAGCTTATTGCTTGTGAG AATAAAATGGGAGCTGTGGTGTTAACTGTTCAAAGAACCAATTCGCTGGCAATGAACTTCTACCTTAGTAAACTTAG ATACTCCATCTCTGCAATTTCACCATCAAAGGTTGATCCATTG GGAGTACGGAAAAGCTATGAGATTCTTTGCAAAACATTTGATCATGAAGCTCGAGTAACATTGGAG gcAGCGCACGATCCTGGTTGA